The Meleagris gallopavo isolate NT-WF06-2002-E0010 breed Aviagen turkey brand Nicholas breeding stock chromosome 10, Turkey_5.1, whole genome shotgun sequence genome contains a region encoding:
- the EXTL2 gene encoding exostosin-like 2 isoform X2 yields MRYFYLCKLPGRVMGIRLLRFTSVVIIILLLVAGTLTALLPSIKDDKILNFKRESKTQSQPAVDSFTLIMQTYNRTDLLLKLLNHYQAIPHLHKVIVVWNNIGEKMPEKMWNSLGPHPVPVIFKAQSVNRMRNRLQNFPELETKAVLMMDDDTLISAHDLTFAFSVWQQFPEHIVGFIPRKHISTPSGVYSYGSFELQNPGIGNGDQYSMVLIGAAFFHCK; encoded by the exons ATGAG GTATTTTTACCTCTGTAAGCTTCCAGGAAGAGTTATGGGAATCCGACTACTACGCTTTACTTCTGTGGTGATCATAATCTTACTTCTTGTGGCAGGAACTTTAACAGCTTTGCTCCCCAGTATCAAAGATGacaaaatacttaattttaaaaggGAATCAAAAACCCAGAGTCAGCCTGCAGTAGATTCATTTACTCTTATTATGCAGACATATAACAGGACTGACTTACTACTGAAATTATTAAACCATTACCAAGCCATCCCCCATTTACATAAAGTAATTGTTGTGTGGAACAACATTGGAGAGAAGATGCCAGAGAAGATGTGGAATTCCTTAGGCCCTCATCCTgttcctgttatttttaaagctcaATCTGTAAATCGCATGAGGAACAGACTCCAGAACTTTCCTGAGCTAGAAACAAAAG ctgtTTTAATGATGGATGATGATACACTCATCAGTGCTCATGACCTtacttttgccttttctgtttgGCAG caattTCCAGAACATATAGTGGGATTCATTCCTAGAAAGCACATTTCTACTCCTTCAGGTGTATACAGTTATGGCAGCTTTGAACTGCAGAATCCAGGAATTGGAAATGGAGATCAATATTCTATGGTTCTTATTGGTGCAGCGTTTTTTCATT GTAAGTAA
- the EXTL2 gene encoding exostosin-like 2 isoform X1 — protein sequence MRYFYLCKLPGRVMGIRLLRFTSVVIIILLLVAGTLTALLPSIKDDKILNFKRESKTQSQPAVDSFTLIMQTYNRTDLLLKLLNHYQAIPHLHKVIVVWNNIGEKMPEKMWNSLGPHPVPVIFKAQSVNRMRNRLQNFPELETKAVLMMDDDTLISAHDLTFAFSVWQQFPEHIVGFIPRKHISTPSGVYSYGSFELQNPGIGNGDQYSMVLIGAAFFHCRYLEDFQRQPEAVYTLIDETQNCDDIAMNFLVARRIGKPSGVFVKPVDIRNLEKDTNSGYSGMWHRAEHLLQRSYCVNKLVNIYDGMPLKYSNIMISQFGFPNYANHKSKV from the exons ATGAG GTATTTTTACCTCTGTAAGCTTCCAGGAAGAGTTATGGGAATCCGACTACTACGCTTTACTTCTGTGGTGATCATAATCTTACTTCTTGTGGCAGGAACTTTAACAGCTTTGCTCCCCAGTATCAAAGATGacaaaatacttaattttaaaaggGAATCAAAAACCCAGAGTCAGCCTGCAGTAGATTCATTTACTCTTATTATGCAGACATATAACAGGACTGACTTACTACTGAAATTATTAAACCATTACCAAGCCATCCCCCATTTACATAAAGTAATTGTTGTGTGGAACAACATTGGAGAGAAGATGCCAGAGAAGATGTGGAATTCCTTAGGCCCTCATCCTgttcctgttatttttaaagctcaATCTGTAAATCGCATGAGGAACAGACTCCAGAACTTTCCTGAGCTAGAAACAAAAG ctgtTTTAATGATGGATGATGATACACTCATCAGTGCTCATGACCTtacttttgccttttctgtttgGCAG caattTCCAGAACATATAGTGGGATTCATTCCTAGAAAGCACATTTCTACTCCTTCAGGTGTATACAGTTATGGCAGCTTTGAACTGCAGAATCCAGGAATTGGAAATGGAGATCAATATTCTATGGTTCTTATTGGTGCAGCGTTTTTTCATTGTAGGTATTTAGAAGACTTTCAAAGACAACCAGAAGCTGTTTACACTTTAATAGATGAAACTCAAAATTGTGATGATATTGCCATGAATTTTCTGGTAGCAAGGCGTATTGGAAAGCCTTCAGGAGTGTTTGTGAAGCCTGTTGATATAAGAAATTTAGAGAAAGACACAAACAGTGGCTATTCTGGGATGTGGCACCGAGCAGAGCATTTGTTACAGAGATCTTACTGTGTAAATAAATTGGTTAATATTTATGATGGCATgcctttaaaatattctaatatAATGATTTCCCAGTTTGGGTTTCCTAATTATGCCAATCACAAAAGTAAAGTGTAA
- the EXTL2 gene encoding exostosin-like 2 isoform X3, which translates to MHFVGFCSHICSLLPLLSIAVLMMDDDTLISAHDLTFAFSVWQQFPEHIVGFIPRKHISTPSGVYSYGSFELQNPGIGNGDQYSMVLIGAAFFHCRYLEDFQRQPEAVYTLIDETQNCDDIAMNFLVARRIGKPSGVFVKPVDIRNLEKDTNSGYSGMWHRAEHLLQRSYCVNKLVNIYDGMPLKYSNIMISQFGFPNYANHKSKV; encoded by the exons atGCATTTTGTTGGGTTTTGCAGCCATATCTGTTCTCTATTACCTTTGCTCAGTATAG ctgtTTTAATGATGGATGATGATACACTCATCAGTGCTCATGACCTtacttttgccttttctgtttgGCAG caattTCCAGAACATATAGTGGGATTCATTCCTAGAAAGCACATTTCTACTCCTTCAGGTGTATACAGTTATGGCAGCTTTGAACTGCAGAATCCAGGAATTGGAAATGGAGATCAATATTCTATGGTTCTTATTGGTGCAGCGTTTTTTCATTGTAGGTATTTAGAAGACTTTCAAAGACAACCAGAAGCTGTTTACACTTTAATAGATGAAACTCAAAATTGTGATGATATTGCCATGAATTTTCTGGTAGCAAGGCGTATTGGAAAGCCTTCAGGAGTGTTTGTGAAGCCTGTTGATATAAGAAATTTAGAGAAAGACACAAACAGTGGCTATTCTGGGATGTGGCACCGAGCAGAGCATTTGTTACAGAGATCTTACTGTGTAAATAAATTGGTTAATATTTATGATGGCATgcctttaaaatattctaatatAATGATTTCCCAGTTTGGGTTTCCTAATTATGCCAATCACAAAAGTAAAGTGTAA
- the EXTL2 gene encoding exostosin-like 2 isoform X4, which produces MMDDDTLISAHDLTFAFSVWQQFPEHIVGFIPRKHISTPSGVYSYGSFELQNPGIGNGDQYSMVLIGAAFFHCRYLEDFQRQPEAVYTLIDETQNCDDIAMNFLVARRIGKPSGVFVKPVDIRNLEKDTNSGYSGMWHRAEHLLQRSYCVNKLVNIYDGMPLKYSNIMISQFGFPNYANHKSKV; this is translated from the exons ATGATGGATGATGATACACTCATCAGTGCTCATGACCTtacttttgccttttctgtttgGCAG caattTCCAGAACATATAGTGGGATTCATTCCTAGAAAGCACATTTCTACTCCTTCAGGTGTATACAGTTATGGCAGCTTTGAACTGCAGAATCCAGGAATTGGAAATGGAGATCAATATTCTATGGTTCTTATTGGTGCAGCGTTTTTTCATTGTAGGTATTTAGAAGACTTTCAAAGACAACCAGAAGCTGTTTACACTTTAATAGATGAAACTCAAAATTGTGATGATATTGCCATGAATTTTCTGGTAGCAAGGCGTATTGGAAAGCCTTCAGGAGTGTTTGTGAAGCCTGTTGATATAAGAAATTTAGAGAAAGACACAAACAGTGGCTATTCTGGGATGTGGCACCGAGCAGAGCATTTGTTACAGAGATCTTACTGTGTAAATAAATTGGTTAATATTTATGATGGCATgcctttaaaatattctaatatAATGATTTCCCAGTTTGGGTTTCCTAATTATGCCAATCACAAAAGTAAAGTGTAA